From the genome of Pelagicoccus sp. SDUM812003:
GCGGAAGTCAGCGCGGAGCGCTGGCTGGAGTTGTATGGGCTGACTGGTTCTGCTTTATTTTCATTAGGTTTTCAACGGGGATAAACATTCCAGCTCCAAACGTGTCATTTGGTCGGGAGACAAATCCGTAGGACTCGTAGAGTGGTTCGACTCCCTTTACCGAGAACAAACCTACGAAAGCTCCTTTCTTGGCAACTCCCCGCAAGTACTCGAGGAGATCATCCATTATCAATCTGGAGAATCCATTTCCTCGATACTTCTCTTTTACGATGATGTCTTGGACGTAGAAGAAGAGGCCACCGTCGCCAACGATCCTTC
Proteins encoded in this window:
- a CDS encoding GNAT family N-acetyltransferase, encoding RIVGDGGLFFYVQDIIVKEKYRGNGFSRLIMDDLLEYLRGVAKKGAFVGLFSVKGVEPLYESYGFVSRPNDTFGAGMFIPVENLMKIKQNQSAHTTPASAPR